The DNA segment GACCGCGAGTTTCCGCGTGATGCCGGGCAAACTCGATCCGCAGCATTGGTACGCGAATTACGCGGAGAGCGGCGGTCGTGTGGTCGGGGAGGTGTGCCATTTTCTCGATTACTTTTGCTTTTTGTTCGACTCAAGACCTGTGCGGGTGCTAGCGCAGGCGATCTGGCCGGCGACCGGGAGGCTGCCGTTTCCCGACAGTGTCGCCGCTCAAGTCGAATTCGCTGACGGCTCGTGCGGCCAGCTCGTTTACAGTGCCGAGGGCGATCCGGGCTATCCGAAGGAAGCGCTCACCGTTTATGGCGCAGGCGCAGTCTGCGAGATCATGAACTTCCAGAGACTCGTCGTCCATCGGGGCCGCAGGAAAAC comes from the Candidatus Angelobacter sp. genome and includes:
- a CDS encoding Gfo/Idh/MocA family oxidoreductase produces the protein TASFRVMPGKLDPQHWYANYAESGGRVVGEVCHFLDYFCFLFDSRPVRVLAQAIWPATGRLPFPDSVAAQVEFADGSCGQLVYSAEGDPGYPKEALTVYGAGAVCEIMNFQRLVVHRGRRKTSSSFSSKGHAEEMAAWAQFLRGNTEHPLPYERSRVSMLLTFAVLESIQEARPVELHG